Sequence from the Fulvivirga ligni genome:
TATTCAGGGTGTTAAAGAAGAAGTGTGGCTGCACCTGTGATCTAAGAAAAGATAATTCAGTTTCATGGTTTCTTCGCTCTAGCTCTCTTGCTCTTTTTTGAGCGCTTACCCAGTCGATGATCAGTTTCATGGCCATGGTAAGACCAATGACATATAGTTCGCCAATAGCTACAGCTATGATATAGTTAAGGCCAAACATGGCCTGGTCTTTTACTACTGACTCCCGCCAGATTTCTGTAGTAACTAAATTGTAAGTAAGAACAATCCGTATCAGTGACATGGCTATGAGTGCCACGAATAACATCATGAGGTACTTAGTAAGGCGAGACGGAATGTATCTGGGGAGGAGATAATAAAGATTAAAGTAAACCAGTACCAGATGTATTGGAAACTCTACCAAGTTAGAACGTAGAGAATAGCCATAATCATCAAAATAGTTTCCCCATCTAAAGATGTTGAAAACAAAATAGCCTATCCAGAATAGAGAGTGATAAACGACCGGCTTCTTGAGTAGAGTAATTATTTTTTCTTTCAAACCAGCACTAATATAGTGATCTCTCAATATGATTGAAAATGATTCCATAAATAAGAAAGTGGCTTTGTAATAACTAAACATAGTGAAAAAAAGCTATTGAAAAGATGGTGTCAGAAGCTATATAAACCGCTTATTTTCAGGCAATCGATTGAATAATGCCAAACAGCTACAAATTTTAACCATTTAGCTAATAAGGTTTATTTATTTTCCTTTTTACGCTTTTCATTATCAAATTGGGATTCCTAATCAACCTTATTATCTATGAAAAATCTTTTACTAACTGGTCTATTTATGGCGTTGCTGATACCTGGCGCCTGGGCCCAATTTCAGGTATCAGGAAAAGTTACTGACCCTCTAGAGAACGCACCGATCCCCGGTGTGAACATAGTGGTGGAAGGCTCCAGCGTGGGCACCACTACCGACATGCAGGGTAACTACAGTTTGCAAGTACCTAATGAAAATGCCGTTTTAGTTTTCTCCTTTATTGGTTACACTACTAAGGAGGTAACGGTAGGCAATCAAACCACTATCAACATAGAGCTCTCTCAAGATGTGACCGAGCTTGGTGAGGTAGTAGTGACAGCGTTGGGTATTGAGAGGGAGGAAGGAAGTCTTACCTATGCTACGCAACAAATAGATGCAGAGGAGCTAACTACCGTTAAGGAACAGAATTTAGTTAATAGTCTTGCCGGTAAAACGGCAGGTATTAGTATTACTAGAACTGCAGGTGGTGTTGGTTCGTCTTCAAGGGTCCTATTAAGGGGGAATAAATCTATTAATGGCCCTAATGAACCATTATATGTTATTGACGGTGTCCCAATGAATAGTGGAGATTTAGGTACCGCTACTGATTTGTTCGGAACTGTTGATAATGGAGATGCAATTGGAAACTTAAACCCAGATGATATTGAGAGCATTAACGTTCTTAAAGGTGCATCAGCTGCGGCACTTTATGGAAGTCAGGCAGCAAATGGTGTTATATTAATTACTACCAAAAAAGGGAAAGAAGGATCGAGTCAAGTTTCTTTTTCCTCATCTATCACCTTTGAATCGCCTTTACTTACTCCAGATTTGCAAAGTAAATACGGACAGGATGCTCCTGGAGCTTCATTGAGTACCTGGGGTAGCGCAAATAATACGGCTAGTGAAGATCATGTTGATGAATTCTTTAGAACTGGTTCTACTTTTATCAATAGCTTGTCTCTTTCAAGTGGAAATGACTTGGGACAATATTACATTTCTTATGCAAGAACGGATGCAAAGGGTATCGTTCCTGAAAACAACATGGAAAAAAACAACTTTATGGTGAGGTTGTCTGGTAAGGTATTCGACAAGGTTACCGTAGACGGAAGTGCTAATTTTATCAATCAGAAAATCAAGAATACTCCTTTACCTGGTTTTTATCATAACCCTGTTTTGGCTACTTATATGTATCCTGAATCTTTCGAAGCATTTAAGGATTATAAATCAAATTACGAGGTGTTCGATCCGGCCAGGAATTTGAACGCTCAAAATTATCCTTACAAGGATAATAACTATATTTTTACGGCAGAAAACCCATATTGGATTGTAAACAGACAGCCAAATGATAGCTGGAGAAATAGAGGAATTTATAAGTTAGGAATAACAGTTCCTGTAGCCAGTAATCTAAAAGTAATGGGGCGGGTTAACCTTGATAGAATTGAGGACCAGTTTGAACAACGTTTATATGCAACATCATCAGCAATCAACGTAAATACTGGTGGGGATTATCAGACAAGAAGTCAAACATCATCCTTTTTATATTCTGATTTATTGTTGACTTACAATAAGTATTTTGGTGATAATTTGTCTTTGAATGCCACTGCTGGATTTAGTAATTATTACACCACTGTAGAGAGTATGTTACTTAGGTCTACTGGTGATAATACCGTAGGAATAATTGTTCCAAACTATTTTGCGATACAAAACTTACAGTCAGGATTTTATAAAGAAGAAACAGCCACTGAAGAGCTATTGCAAGCTGCATTTGCCACAGCTTCTTTAGGAATCAAAGATATGGTTTTTGTTGATTTCACTTTGAGAAATGAGTGGTCGTCGACACTGCCGTCAGATAATAATTCATTCCTTTATCCTTCGGGAGGTTTAACCTTTATTTTATCCGAACTTATAGGACAATCAGATGCTTTAAGTTTTGCTAAAATACGTGGATCTTACAGTGAGGTTGGTAATGATTTACCATTCGGTTATGCATTTGCGCAGCCTAGAACAATTAATGGAAATGGACAAATTCAATCTCCAACCACAGCTCCTTTGGGAGAGCTTAGCCCTGAGAGATCTAAATCTTTCGAATTAGGTACAAATTTGAAATTCTTAAATAATAAAATTGGTCTGGATATTACTTATTACAATAATAAGATTGAAGATCAAATATTTACAATTCCGGCAGCAGTAGGTGATGCTTATGAAAATTATTATATCAATGGCGGTGCTGTTAGAAACAGTGGAATTGAAGCTATGCTAAGTGCTGATGTGGCTACTAGTGGAGCACTTACTTACTCTACTATTTTTAACTTCTCTAAGAATAATAATGAAGTGCTTTCAATAGATCCGCGTCTAGAAAATTCTTCATTTATCGTAACTAAGTTTGTAGATGGACGAATGATGGAGATACGTGTAGAAGAAGGTGGATCATATGGTGATTTCTACGGTATTGATTTTTTAAGAGATTCAAATGGAAACATAGAAGTGTTGGAAGAAACAGATCCTAATACAGGAGAAGTAACCCGTTCTATTCAGACTACCCCAAGTAATGAATTAGTTTATTTAGGAAACCCTAATCCAGACTGGCAGCTTGGATGGCAAAATACTTTCCATTATAAAAATTTCACATTCAAATTTTTAATTGATGGTAAATTTGGCGGAGAAGTTCTTTCTCAAACTGAGTCAATTCTCGATTCATATGGTAGATCTCAGGCCAGTGCTGATGCCAGAGACGCAGAAGTGGTAAATATAGGTGGTCAATCTTTTGATCCTCAGTTCTATTATACTTCAGTGGGAGGAATTGCAGGTGTAGGAAGCCAGTATGTTTATGATGCAACCAATGTTAGACTAAGAGAATTATCTTTAGGATATACATTGCCTGCTGGTTTCTTAGGGAAAGCTGTTAAAAGCATGACTTTGTCAGCAATAGGTAGAAACCTTTTCTTCTTCAAAAATGATGCACCATTTGATCCGGAAGTTTCAGCAGGTTCAAGTAATGTGCTTCAAGGTATGCACACATTCTTTGTGCCGTCTACCAGATCTTATGGCTTTAGTCTTAAAGCTACATTTTAATCATTAAAAATATTGATATGAAAAAGCAGACTAAATATACATTAATCACATTGATGATGGTTGCTATTCTATTCGGCTGTAATGACGTAATGGAAGATATGCAAACTAGTGATAAGGCTCTGAATGAAGAACTGCTTAAGGCAGATGCATTAAATGTAAAATCTTTCATTCCAAGCTTATCAACAAACGTTAATAACATTACAACATCCTGGCAGTATCAGGTAGAGCAAAATCTAAATGCTGATCATTTTAGTGGTTATATGATGAGTGCTAATCCGTTTGGCTTACCTGGAACCAATGCCCATTACAATATTAATGATGGCTGGAATGGGTGGATTTACACAGTGGCTTCTACTAACCTCACTCAAATGGTGGCATTAAAGAGAGAGGCATTACCTGAATATTCAGATTATTATTCTTACGGTTTATTGTTGAAAATACTTTCGGCTTTACCAATGGTAGATGCTTTTGGAGCCTTTCCTTATAAAGATTTTGGAACGGGAACAGATGTGCAGTGGGATAACCTGGAAACTATTTACGATGAAATGTTTTCAGAGCTAGATTTCGCCATTGATACATTAAGTTCTTATGTGGGTACAGAAAGAGCTAATAGAATCAGTAATGATGTTTCTTCTTATAGTGGTGATTACATTAAATTTATAAAACTGGCTAACACGCTTAAGTTAAGGCTGGCTATGCGTATTTCTGATGTTGCTCCTAGCAAGGCGCAAACTTTGGCTGAGGAGGTAATTGCTGATGAGTATGGGACTTTAACGGCTGATGACGGCGAATTTTCAATAGTGACATCATACAACCATCCTTTGTGGCAGTTGGCTGCTTGGGGTGATATTCAAATGGGAGCTGATGTTGAGTCTATACTAGGTGGATATCAAGATCCTAGGCTAGGTGAATTTTTCAGTGCTGCGGCAGATGAAGAAGTTGCAGGTGAGTACAAAGGAATAAGACAGGGTGCACCTCCAATACAAGGGGCGTATGTAGGTTTTTCAAAACCTAATTTTGCTCAAACCGCACCGATGGTATTAGTGACAGCAGCAGAAGCCTATTTTCTGAAAGCTGAGGCAGCCCTATATGGCTGGAACATGGGTGGGACAGCTCAGGAATTTTATGAAGAAGGTATTAAAACATCATTTGCACAATATGGTCTTGAAGATGCGGATGATTACATTAAGAGCCACCTGACTCCTAAAAGCTATACTGATCCTAAAAATGCTTCTAACGCATTTGCAGCTATGACAACCGTAACCCCATCTTGGGAGGATGCTACTGCTGATGAGGAACGCTTAGAGAAGATTATTACTCAAAAGTGGATTGCCATATTCCCTGATGGCGCAGAGGCTTGGGCTGAATTTAGACGAACTGGATACCCTAAGTTAAAGCCAATACCTGCCAGTCAGAATGCTAACATTCCAACAGGGCAGTTTATAAAGAAATTACCTGTTCCATCTAATGTTACCAGTGTGTCTCCTACTAGATATCAAGAGGCTAAAGATAATTTCTTCGGAGGAAATGATAATGCAGGTACGTCAGTCTGGTGGGACGTAGAAAATTAATCAATCAACCAAAACAATCAACTTAAACTATTCCCCTGTATAAAGAGCCTTGCCGGTTAATCTGTTAAGGTGTTAGCTGGCAGGCTCTTTAACTAAACTTTATCTCTTATGCTTGTAGCGGTAGGTATAGATGTAGGCGGTACTAATACTAAGCTTGGCCTGGTTACTAAGGGTGGTAAAATCATAAATAAAACCAGATTTAGAACCCGCGAGCTTACCAGTGCGGAGAGTTTTGCTAATCATCTTATTCTTAATATCAGAGCGTTGCTGGAAACCAGCGCGCAAGAGTTGCAGCTGGTAGGTATTGGCATAGGGGCTCCTATGGCTAATATTCATACAGGGCTTATAGCAGGAGCCGCTAACTTACAGTGGTCCTTCCCGGCAGATATTAGAAAGCCTCTTTCCGATCATTTTGCAGTACCTGTGAAAATCACTAATGATGCTAATCTGGCCGCTATAGGAGAAAAAGTATATGGAAATGCCATTACCATGGAGAATTTCCTTTCTGTAACCATTGGTACCGGGCTTGGTTGTGGTGTTTTTACATCCGGGCAGTTGCAACATGGTGAAAGTGATCTTGCAGGGGAGCTAGGCCATACATCCGTAAAAAAGCGTGGTAGACAGTGCTCTTGTGGTAAGAGAGGGTGTTTAGAAACTTATGTTTCAGCCCGCGGCGTTATTACTACAGCATATAAAACTTTAGGGGAGTATAAAGGAGAAACAAGGCTGAGATCAATTGCTCAGCATGATTTTAATCCGGCCATTATTGATCAACTGGCAAGAGAGGGAGATGGCGCGGCTATTAAAATAATAGCCAAAACTGCTGATACACTGGGTTTTAAGTTGGCAGATGTGGTGGCCATGTATAATCCCGAGGCCATATTCATTACAGGAGGCGTTGCTAATAGCCACCTTCTTATCGAGAAGACCTTAGAATCTATTAAGAAATACATTTATAAAACTTACAGCCACCCCATACAGGTGCTACCATCAGCTTTGAAAGATGATGAGATAGCAGTGCTTGGTGGTGCTGCCATAATTTGGAGTGCATTGCGCCAGGAAGAAGCGGTGTTATCCTGATTGAACAGATAAAAAACGCAAAAAATATAAATAGGAAATGAAAACTTTGACAGCTTCACGAAGTATTGACCATCAACCGAGTGGTACTACAGAGAAGACTAAATTCGAGAGAATACACTCAGAAGTGTTTGAAACATCAGCAGAGGCATCTTTTTCCGTAGCTCAGGAAATTGCACAGCTGATAAGAGGAAAGGCAGAGAATGGTGAGCCTTGTGTGCTCGGACTTGCTACGGGATCATCTCCTACTTCAGTGTATAATGAGCTGGTAAGAATGCACAAAGAGGAGGGTTTGAGCTTTCAGAATGTGGTTACGTTCAATCTGGATGAGTATTTTCCAATGGAGCCGGACGCACTTCAGAGTTATGTCCGTTTCATGAATGAATACTTGTTTGATCATGTAGACATCAAAAAAGAAAACATACACATACCTGATGGCACCTTGCCTTATGAGCTGGTAGATTCTTTCTGTAAAGATTATGAAAAGCTCATTAATGAATATGGAGGCTTAGATTTGCAGGTGCTGGGTATTGGTAGAACAGGACATATTGGTTTTAACGAGCCAGGTTCTCATATCAACTCCAAAACCAGAATGATCAGCCTTGACCACATTACTCGTGTGGATGCTGCCAGTGATTTCTTCGGTCAGGAAAATGTGCCTAGAAGAGCCATTACCATGGGTGTTGGTACTATCATGAAGGCGAAAAGGATTATCCTTATGGCCTGGGGTGAAGGTAAGGCGAAGATTATTCAACGTACTGTTGAGGGTGAAATGTCAGATTCTGTTCCGGCGACTTACCTTCAAAATCATCCTAATACCACAGTGGTTTTAGACGAGGCTGCTTCTGCAGAATTGGTGAGAATAAAAACACCTTGGTTGGTGCAGACTTGCAAATGGGATAATTACTTAATAAAAAAGGCAGTTATTTGGCTTTCACAGAAGCTTGATAAGCCCGTGCTTAAGCTTACCGACAGAGACTATAATGACCACGGTATGAGTGACCTTGTAACCGAGCATGGTCCTGCTTATAATATTAATATTCAGATATTTAACGAGCTTCAGCATACCATTACCGGCTGGCCGGGTGGTAAGCCCAATGCTGATGATACACACAGGCCAGAAAGAGCTGAGCCGGCTAAGAAAAGAGTAATCATTTTCAGCCCTCATCCAGATGATGATGTGATCTCTATGGGAGGTACATTTATCAGGCTGGTAGATCAGGGACACGATGTTCATGTAGCTTATCAAACTTCAGGTAATATTGCTGTGTTTGATCAGGACGTGATCAGATTTGCCGACTTCTTTCAGGAGTTTAATGCAGAGTATAATGAAGGTGGTAAAGATGGAAAAGCTCTTTACGATGAAATTGTTGAAAGCATAAAGAGTAAAAAGCCAGGCGATATTGATAGTCCTAAAGTTCAAGCTATAAAAGGCTTGATAAGAAGGGGTGAGGCGAAAGCTGGCTGTAGATATGTAGGGCTTACAGATGATAAAGCACACTTTTTAGATATGCCTTTTTATGAAACTGGGTTGGTTAAAAAGAAGCCAATCGGTGAAGAGGATGTGCAAATTATTGTCGATCTTATAAAAGAAATTAAGCCTCATCAGATTTATGCAGCTGGAGATCTTTCAGACCCTCACGGAACACACCGCGTTTGTCTGGATGCTATCTTTAGAGCGGTAGATCGATTAAAAGATGAAGATTACATGAAAGACTGCTGGGTGTGGTTGTACAGAGGAGCGTGGCAGGAATGGGATGTAAACGATATTGAAATGGCAGTACCTGTGAGCCCTGAAGAGCTGAGTAGAAAGAGGCAAGCTATATTCAAGCACCAGTCTCAAAAAGATACAGCACTCTTCCCAGGTGCGGATCCAAGAGAGTTCTGGAAGCGTGCCGAAGATCGCAATCATGACACAGCCACGCTTTATGATCAACTAGGGTTGCCAGAGTATGAGGCAATAGAAGGATTTAAAAGATATCATTTTTAAGAAAGATTCAATGAGATATAAGAGAATAGTAGGGTGGGCCTTGGGCCTGATAATGATAGGTAGTGCCTATGTGGGGTATGCTGGTGGAGGAGAGGAAGGTCTTAACCTAATGCCATACCCTAAAGAAGTGAAGTTGCATGAGGGTAAATATTATTTGAATGAAAATTTTAATGTTTCAATAGGTGAAAATGCATCAGACCGTCTGTCTGATGCTGCCACCAGATTTCTCCGTCGTTTGGATGCCAAGACCGGGCTTTTCTTTTTGCAAAACCTGGTAAAGCCGGCAGCAAGTGAAGCCGTCTTGAATGTGAAGACTGAACAGATGGGAGAAATTAAATTATATGAAAACGAGTCTTATCAGCTGGAAGTTAAGGCTGATGGTGTTATGCTTGCCGCTACAACGGATTTGGGAGCTATGCACGGACTTGAGACTTTGCTGCAGTTGGTAATGGCCGACGAAAAGGGATATTACTTGCCTTTAGTGGCTATTGCTGACGAACCGCGCTTTCCGTGGAGAGGCCTTATGATTGATGTGTCCAGACATTTTCACCCTATAGATGTCATCAAAAGAAATATCGATGGATTGGCAGCAGTAAAAATGAATGTGCTCCATTTGCATTTATGTGATGATCAGGGTTTTAGAGTGGAAAGTAAAGTCTATCCTCAGCTGATGGAAAAGGCCTCTGATGGTAAATACTTCACACAGGTGGAGATTAAAGAAGTAGTAAATTATGCTGCAAGTCGTGGTATAAGAGTGGTGCCTGAGTTTGATTTTCCTGGGCACGCCACTAGCTTTTTGACGGCTTTTCCGGAGCTGGCAAGTGCGCCTGGTCCATATACCATAGAAAGACATTCGGGCATATTTGACCCTACGGTAGATCCTACCAATGAGAAAACTTATGAGGTACTAGACAAGCTATTCACTGAAATGGCCAGTCTTTTTCCTGATGAATACTTCCATATTGGAGGAGATGAAAACGAAGGAAAACATTGGGATGCCAATGCTGATATTCAGGCATTTATGAAGAAAAACGGTATAGCTAATAACCACGAGCTACAAACCTATTTTAACAATCGCATTCTTAAAACCTTAAAAGCCTCTGGTAAGAAAATGATGGGCTGGGATGAAATTCTTCATGAAGGTATTCCAACTTCAGCTCTTATTCAATCATGGAGAGGACATGAGGGGTTAGCTGAAGCTGCTAAAAAGGGGTATAAAACCATACTTTCTAATGGTTACTATATTGATTTAATGCATCATGGAGCTAAGCATTATCTGAATGATCCTTTGCCGGAAGGTCATGGACTTACAGCAGAGCAACAGAAAAATGTGCTGGGAGGTGAAGCTACGCAGTGGAGTGAGCTAACTACATCATTAACAATTGATTCACGAATCTGGCCAAGAACAGCAGCTATTGCTGAGAGGCTTTGGTCTCCAGGCAATATCAATGATGTGCAAAGCATGTACAAGCGTATGGAGGTGATAAGCAGAGAACTTGAAGGAGTGGGATTAACGCATATCAGAAATAGAGATGTGATTTTGAGAAATCTTTGTAACTCTTATGATGTGCAGGCTCTTAAGACATTGGCCAATGTGGCTGAGCCTATGAAAGGTTACACCAGAAATACCAATGGTACTTTGTACGCCACCTATTCGCCTTACACACTATTCGCCGATGTGTGTATTACTGATGCTCCAGACGCCTTGCAGTTCAAGTATCTAGTAGATGAGTATTTGGCTGATGAAAATGAGCAGTCGTTAGAAAAGATCAAAAAATGGTTAACAAAATGGGAGCAAAACGAGGCAGAACTAAAGCCTGTTATTGATGCTAATCCTGTGTTGAAATCCATCGAGCCTATGTCTAAGAACTTGGCGACCATATCGTCATTAGCACTTGAGGCACTTTCAGGTATTGAGGGCGACGCTAGAACTCAGATAGACTGGTTCAATAATACCCTTTCTACGTTAAATGATAGTCGAGAGCAAAGCGGGCGAACCAGACTTGAAGTAGTAGATCCTATCGAACGAATCATCAAGTTTAAAACTGCCATTATTGGTGCTGATAAAACCGGTAGCATTAAAGTAGACGGTAGCCTTGGTGAATGGGCTACGGCAGAATGGTATGCCTTCAAGCCATTTAACTATCCTTACTGGAATTACTTGAGCGACTCATGTTATTTCTCAGTAAAATGGGATGATCAGAATCTATATGTGGCCATGAAAGTGAAGAATAGAAATCTTCAGGCTTTGGCAAAGAAAAGAGATCAAAAAGGTTTGCATATGGATGATGGTATAGAAGTGCTTATAGATGCTAATTATGATCAATCCACCACCTGGCAGGATGATGATTATGCCTATCACATTAATATTCTAAATGCAATATTAGATGATAGAGGCATGAAAAAAGGCGAATACAATAGCGCCTGGAATGGTAAATTGAAGTCTGCTGTAGCATTGAATGGCACCTTAAATAACTCTAAAGACAAAGATCAGGGTTATCAGGTAGAGCTGGCCATCAGCTGGAAAGAACTCAACGTGAAGCCGGAGCATAATAAAGCTCTGGGGATTGATTTCGCAGTAAATGATCGAAATGATAAAACCTCAGAATATCAGTATTATGATTTTATGAATCTCACTATGTTTCATAATTCAAAAGGTTTTGCCAAATTGGTTCTTTTAGCAGACGACAACAAATCACAAACCTCTATTGAGTAAACAAGACAGGCTACTTTCCTTAGATATTTTCAGGGGAATCACTATGGTGGGAATGATAATCGTAAATGATCCGGGATCATGGAGCTATATTTATGCGCCTTTGGAACATGCCGAGTGGCACGGCTGTACTCCTACAGACCTGGTTTTTCCTTTTTTCCTATTTATAGTGGGGGTAGCAATTTGTTTGTCTTTACAAAAAGCCAGATATGAAACTGCCCATCATAGCGGCAGAATATGGCATATCGCTAAGCGTAGCATGATATTATTTGCCATAGGATTATTCCTCAATACCTTTCCTGTTTTTGACATCGCGAACATCCGAATACCAGGGGTGCTGCAAAGAATAGCTATTGCTTTTCTGGCTTGTGCTGTTCTATTCCTAAAAACGAATTGGAAGACTCAGGTAAGTATTGGTGTGGGTGTATTGGTTGTTTATTGGTTGATTATGAGTGTTTTGCCTCTGCCTCATGGTCAGGTTTTAGAGCCTGGAAATAACCTGGCAGCTTTTGTAGATTCTAAAATACTCACTGGCCACATGTGGTCAGCTACTAAGACCTGGGACCCGGAAGGTCTATTAAGCACATTCCCAGCCATAGTCACGGGAATGATAGGAATGCTGGCAGGGCAGTGGCTTCAATCAGATAGGGATCCTTATGAGAAAGTGGTGGGATTCTTTGTGGTGGGCAATATTCTCATGGTGCTAGGCCTTTTTTGGGATATGAGTTTTCCCATTAATAAAGCTTTATGGACCAGCTCCTATGTAATTTACACAGGTGGTATTGCACTTAACTTATTAGCTATATTATTTTGGCTGTTGGATATTAAAAAATGGAGAGGCAGTTTTTGGCAGCCGTTCCAGGCTTTTGGTATGAACGCTATTTTCGCCTACATACTTGCAGGAATCATGGCATTTGTAATAGGAAGTACCATTCAGCAACCAATATTTAATACTTTAAAAGATCTGACGGGAGATGCTTATTTAAGCTCATTAATGTTTGCACTAATGTTCACTGCGCTCATGTTTATCCCTGTCTGGATCATGTATAAAAAGAAAATTTTCCTCAAAGTTTAAAAACTTTTACCTTAATGATACTCGAAACAATCGACTGGCTTTCTGTAATCGCTTTCTTTATTATCTCACTCTTTATTGGTCTTCTTGTAGCCAGACAGGCAGGATCCAGTGTGTCAGAATATTTTCTTTCAGGAAGAGACATGCCGTGGTGGCTTTTAGGTGTTTCCATGGTAGCCACTACCTTTTCGGCAGATACTCCAAATTTGGTCACAGATA
This genomic interval carries:
- a CDS encoding acyltransferase family protein: MSKQDRLLSLDIFRGITMVGMIIVNDPGSWSYIYAPLEHAEWHGCTPTDLVFPFFLFIVGVAICLSLQKARYETAHHSGRIWHIAKRSMILFAIGLFLNTFPVFDIANIRIPGVLQRIAIAFLACAVLFLKTNWKTQVSIGVGVLVVYWLIMSVLPLPHGQVLEPGNNLAAFVDSKILTGHMWSATKTWDPEGLLSTFPAIVTGMIGMLAGQWLQSDRDPYEKVVGFFVVGNILMVLGLFWDMSFPINKALWTSSYVIYTGGIALNLLAILFWLLDIKKWRGSFWQPFQAFGMNAIFAYILAGIMAFVIGSTIQQPIFNTLKDLTGDAYLSSLMFALMFTALMFIPVWIMYKKKIFLKV
- a CDS encoding family 20 glycosylhydrolase, with amino-acid sequence MRYKRIVGWALGLIMIGSAYVGYAGGGEEGLNLMPYPKEVKLHEGKYYLNENFNVSIGENASDRLSDAATRFLRRLDAKTGLFFLQNLVKPAASEAVLNVKTEQMGEIKLYENESYQLEVKADGVMLAATTDLGAMHGLETLLQLVMADEKGYYLPLVAIADEPRFPWRGLMIDVSRHFHPIDVIKRNIDGLAAVKMNVLHLHLCDDQGFRVESKVYPQLMEKASDGKYFTQVEIKEVVNYAASRGIRVVPEFDFPGHATSFLTAFPELASAPGPYTIERHSGIFDPTVDPTNEKTYEVLDKLFTEMASLFPDEYFHIGGDENEGKHWDANADIQAFMKKNGIANNHELQTYFNNRILKTLKASGKKMMGWDEILHEGIPTSALIQSWRGHEGLAEAAKKGYKTILSNGYYIDLMHHGAKHYLNDPLPEGHGLTAEQQKNVLGGEATQWSELTTSLTIDSRIWPRTAAIAERLWSPGNINDVQSMYKRMEVISRELEGVGLTHIRNRDVILRNLCNSYDVQALKTLANVAEPMKGYTRNTNGTLYATYSPYTLFADVCITDAPDALQFKYLVDEYLADENEQSLEKIKKWLTKWEQNEAELKPVIDANPVLKSIEPMSKNLATISSLALEALSGIEGDARTQIDWFNNTLSTLNDSREQSGRTRLEVVDPIERIIKFKTAIIGADKTGSIKVDGSLGEWATAEWYAFKPFNYPYWNYLSDSCYFSVKWDDQNLYVAMKVKNRNLQALAKKRDQKGLHMDDGIEVLIDANYDQSTTWQDDDYAYHINILNAILDDRGMKKGEYNSAWNGKLKSAVALNGTLNNSKDKDQGYQVELAISWKELNVKPEHNKALGIDFAVNDRNDKTSEYQYYDFMNLTMFHNSKGFAKLVLLADDNKSQTSIE